In Thunnus maccoyii chromosome 11, fThuMac1.1, whole genome shotgun sequence, one genomic interval encodes:
- the pdzk1 gene encoding Na(+)/H(+) exchange regulatory cofactor NHE-RF3 — MAGYKPKVISLTKRPGQTYGFYLRVEHGEDGHLIRCLEMGGPAELAGMKDGDRILRVNGAFVDGLSHSEVVDLVRNSGATVAFHILDEASYKQAKSEGVNLSNPHNTPVANGVAKQAPKPKLCYLVKSTSGYGFSVRSVKGEQGLFMTDVLSGNVADRAGVKENDRLVEVNGVNVEYYTHEQVVDRIRLAGSSIMFLLVDKETDRYYQNKRIKIEASLATVSHLPHEPCIIDMTKGSNGYGFLLREEPTQTGHLIKDIDRGSPAARAGLKDRDRLVAVDGEEVDSYSHEQVVERIRQSGNKCCLLVVDKDTDIMYKKGRVSPMLFWEERKDSLFPPSYTEALNLPVPVRPLAPVQEREEELKPKLCKMEKTAAGYGFHLNGIQGVYGQYIKEVVKGGAADRAGLEDDDIVVEVNGVNVEQSSHEEAVAMIRNSGNSLEMLVAKKCVYDQLKAKGVAITRLLLGEASYVQVHSADIPEACKEEKHERPGRPETPTEPARERTSSVSSSSSQDTIDERL; from the exons ATGGCTGGGTACAAGCCCAAGGTGATTTCTCTAACCAAGAGGCCGGGTCAGACATATGGCTTCTACTTGAGGGTGGAGCATGGAGAGGATGGTCACCTGATCCGCTGCCTGGAAATGGGAGGTCCAGCTGAACTGGCTGGCATGAAAGATGGAGACCGCATCCTACGAGTTAATGGAGCATTTGTTGATGGACTGTCCCATTCAGAG GTGGTGGACCTGGTGAGAAACAGCGGGGCAACCGTCGCCTTCCACATCTTGGATGAAGCTTCCTACAAGCAAGCGAAATCAGAGGGAGTAAACCTGTCTAACCCTCACAACACACCAGTTGCCAATGGTGTGGCCAAACAGGCACCAAAACCCAAACTCTGCTACTTGGTCAAGTCCACGTCAGGCTACGGGTTTTCTGTTCGCTCGGTCAAAG GTGAGCAGGGTTTGTTCATGACAGACGTGCTATCAGGAAATGTGGCGGATAGGGCAGGGGTCAAAGAAAATGACCGTCTGGTGGAAGTCAACGGGGTGAACGTGGAGTACTACACACACGAACAAGTGGTGGACAGGATCAGGCTGGCAGGCAGTAGCATCATGTTCCTATTGGTTGACAAGGAAACAGACAGGTACTACCAGAACAAGCGTATCAAGATAGAAGCCTCATTAGCTACAGTCAGTCATCTCCCTCACGAGCCATGCATCATTGACATGACCAAAGGATCTAATGGGTATGGTTTCCTGCTCAGAGAGGAGCCAACCCAAACAG GACATCTCATCAAGGATATAGACAGAGGCAGTCCAGCAGCAAGAGCAGGTCTGAAGGACAGAGACAGGTTGGTGGCTGTGGACGGTGAGGAAGTGGACAGCTACAGCCATGAGCAGGTGGTGGAGAGAATCAGGCAGAGTGGCAACAAGTGCTGCCTCCTAGTGGTGGACAAAGACACGGACATAATGTATAAGAAG GGGAGAGTGTCTCCTATGCTTTTctgggaggagaggaaggactCCCTCTTTCCGCCTAGTTACACAGAGGCTCTCAATTTACCTGTTCCTGTCCGACCACTTGCACCTGttcaggagagagaagaggagctCAAGCCTAAACTGTGTAAGATGGAGAAGACTGCAGCTGGCTATGGCTTTCACCTAAACGGCATCCAGGGTGTGTATGGTCAGTACATCAAAGAG GTGGTGAAGGGTGGAGCGGCTGACAGGGCAGGTCTGGAGGACGACGACATTGTGGTGGAAGTGAACGGTGTGAATGTGGAGCAGAGCAGCCATGAAGAGGCAGTGGCTATGATTCGCAACAGCGGCAACTCTCTGGAGATGCTGGTGGCTAAAAAGTGCGTCTATGACCAACTTAAAGCTAAAGGAGTGGCTATCACACGCCTGCTCCTCGGGGAAGCATCCTATGTTCAAGTCCACTCTGCAGACATTCCAGAGGCCTGTAAGGAGGAGAAACATGAGAGACCAGGAAGACCAGAAACTCCCACTGAACCAGCGAGAGAGAGG